From a region of the Thiohalomonas denitrificans genome:
- a CDS encoding OmpA family protein, with protein sequence MRIDKDVMITATLALVLAACTADEPGQTETTEANRAPPPLLLAYLKATETPSGIRIRLEETEFEVGKAVFRQGSATELDRLAKALQSHPAMGVVIEGHTDSVGRQADNVKLSEQRARSVAVALVERGIAENRISVKGLGDSLPIASNETEWGRSRNRRVEVLLVDEEPSVSAQLTTSP encoded by the coding sequence ATGCGGATCGACAAGGATGTCATGATAACCGCCACGTTGGCACTGGTGCTGGCCGCCTGTACGGCCGATGAACCCGGTCAGACCGAAACCACGGAGGCAAACCGCGCTCCGCCGCCGCTGCTTCTGGCCTATCTGAAAGCGACAGAAACTCCCAGTGGGATCCGTATTCGCCTCGAGGAGACGGAATTTGAAGTCGGCAAGGCGGTGTTTCGGCAGGGAAGCGCCACCGAACTCGATCGGCTCGCCAAGGCACTGCAGTCTCACCCTGCGATGGGCGTGGTGATCGAGGGCCACACCGACAGCGTGGGCCGCCAGGCCGACAACGTGAAACTCTCCGAGCAACGCGCCCGTTCCGTAGCCGTCGCACTGGTCGAGCGGGGGATCGCCGAGAACCGAATCAGCGTAAAGGGCCTCGGTGACAGCCTCCCCATTGCATCCAACGAAACCGAATGGGGCCGAAGCCGCAACCGCCGGGTCGAAGTCCTCCTTGTTGATGAGGAACCGTCCGTTTCAGCCCAATTGACGACCAGTCCCTGA
- a CDS encoding HD domain-containing phosphohydrolase: protein MNPLFALGSAMLWSDDELEDGRPCPVEHLTEVGIALSSERDTARLLEKIVLGAKLLTGADGGTLYVVRDGVLHMEIVRTDSLDYAMGGTTGRAVPFPAIPLVHENGKPNHQHVVSHTVLANRTVNIPDAYTAEGFEFLGTREFDALTGYRSRSFLVIPMTNHDDEIIGVLQLLNAIDPNTGEVVPFSADAERLAKTFASQASMTLTNRRLAGELRSLFDSLIQLIAVGIDAKSPHTAGHCRRVPVITMMMADAVHNTREGPFADYQLTDEKRYALEVAAWLHDCGKITTPEHLLNKSRKLETVCDRIEILEARFEILRRDLELNLLRQQLGRLRAGDSRPAGELEQRYLEELEALDSEEAFLRICNRGNESMSESARERIRQIARRTWVDHKGQTRPLLTPEEVDTLCVVRGTLTPGEKQTVNAHVTATHSMLEGLQFPRALRNVPEYAGGHHERVDGTGYPRGLRREEMSVEARMMAIADIFEALSAQDRPYRSRKNLSECLDILWTMSREGHIDPDLFDIFMREKVYLRYSREYLSTDQIDITEPLRHPDKLLD, encoded by the coding sequence GTGAATCCTCTTTTTGCTCTCGGTTCAGCGATGTTGTGGTCGGATGATGAACTCGAAGACGGGCGTCCCTGTCCGGTCGAACACCTGACGGAGGTCGGGATTGCGCTCTCTTCGGAAAGGGATACGGCACGGCTTCTCGAGAAGATCGTTCTTGGTGCCAAACTCCTGACCGGAGCCGACGGCGGGACGTTGTACGTGGTGCGGGACGGAGTGCTCCATATGGAGATTGTCCGAACAGATTCCCTCGACTATGCCATGGGCGGAACCACGGGACGCGCGGTGCCTTTCCCGGCTATTCCGCTGGTTCACGAAAACGGTAAGCCCAATCATCAGCACGTGGTCAGCCACACCGTACTGGCGAACCGCACCGTCAACATACCGGATGCCTATACGGCCGAAGGCTTCGAGTTTCTGGGAACCCGTGAATTCGACGCCCTGACCGGCTACCGCTCCCGATCGTTTCTGGTCATCCCCATGACCAATCACGATGATGAGATCATCGGTGTGCTGCAGTTGCTGAATGCCATCGATCCGAATACCGGGGAGGTCGTTCCCTTCAGCGCCGACGCCGAACGCCTTGCCAAAACCTTCGCATCACAGGCCTCCATGACGCTCACCAACCGTCGGCTGGCTGGCGAGTTGCGATCGCTCTTTGATTCATTGATCCAGCTCATCGCCGTCGGGATCGACGCCAAATCCCCGCACACCGCCGGACACTGCCGACGCGTGCCTGTCATTACCATGATGATGGCCGATGCAGTCCACAACACCCGCGAGGGTCCTTTCGCCGACTATCAGCTGACGGATGAAAAGCGCTATGCCCTCGAGGTCGCCGCCTGGCTGCACGACTGCGGTAAGATCACCACGCCGGAACATCTGCTCAATAAAAGCCGCAAGCTGGAGACGGTCTGCGACCGCATAGAGATTCTGGAGGCCCGCTTTGAAATCCTGCGACGGGATCTCGAGTTGAACTTGTTACGCCAGCAGCTGGGGCGGCTGCGCGCAGGGGATTCGAGGCCGGCCGGAGAGCTGGAACAGCGATACCTTGAGGAGCTGGAAGCGCTCGATTCCGAAGAGGCCTTCCTGCGGATCTGCAATCGGGGAAACGAGTCGATGTCCGAGTCTGCTCGTGAACGAATACGGCAGATTGCCCGAAGGACTTGGGTGGACCACAAGGGGCAGACCCGTCCTCTTCTCACTCCCGAGGAGGTGGACACACTGTGTGTGGTGCGTGGAACACTGACTCCCGGAGAGAAACAAACTGTCAACGCCCACGTGACGGCCACCCATTCCATGCTGGAGGGTCTGCAGTTTCCCAGAGCACTGCGCAACGTTCCCGAATATGCCGGCGGACACCACGAGCGGGTCGATGGCACCGGCTACCCCCGCGGTCTGAGGCGTGAGGAGATGTCCGTCGAGGCGCGTATGATGGCCATTGCCGATATTTTCGAGGCGCTCAGTGCACAGGACCGTCCCTACCGTTCCCGAAAGAATCTTTCCGAGTGCCTCGATATCCTCTGGACCATGAGCCGGGAAGGGCACATCGATCCCGACCTGTTCGATATCTTCATGCGGGAGAAGGTCTACTTGCGCTACTCCCGCGAATACCTGAGCACCGACCAGATCGATATCACCGAGCCATTAAGGCACCCGGATAAACTGCTCGACTGA
- a CDS encoding OmpA family protein: protein MKPISRSLLIAPLTLLLVACATGPTEDLALQEVRERHSQLSTDRQVQSTAPDALFDAQQALARAVQAEDDEASRNHQLYLANQHMNIAEATANRKQLDSSIKSMAEQTDQLRLRARERELEEAKSELAALKAEQTERGLLVTLNDVFFDTGQATLKQGAASTIDQLAEFMRKHSEQRILIEGHTDSRGPEEYNQRLSERRAAAVQEALVSRGIDSGRIRTRGYGETRPIASNETSGGRQLNRRVEIVFPEYREF, encoded by the coding sequence ATGAAACCTATCAGCCGAAGCTTGCTTATCGCCCCTCTGACGCTCCTGTTGGTCGCCTGTGCCACCGGTCCTACAGAGGATTTAGCCCTTCAGGAGGTGCGCGAGCGTCACAGCCAGCTCTCCACTGACCGGCAGGTGCAGTCCACGGCTCCGGATGCCCTGTTCGATGCCCAACAGGCACTGGCACGCGCGGTCCAGGCCGAGGATGATGAGGCATCCCGCAATCATCAGCTCTATCTGGCCAACCAGCACATGAATATCGCCGAAGCCACGGCAAATCGTAAGCAGCTGGATAGCAGTATAAAATCGATGGCCGAACAGACCGATCAGCTGAGGCTACGGGCTCGTGAACGAGAGCTCGAGGAGGCAAAGTCGGAGCTGGCGGCCCTGAAGGCTGAACAGACCGAACGAGGTCTGCTGGTGACCCTGAACGATGTCTTCTTCGATACCGGCCAGGCGACCCTCAAACAGGGCGCCGCATCGACAATCGATCAATTGGCCGAGTTCATGCGCAAACACTCCGAGCAGCGCATCCTCATCGAAGGGCATACCGACAGCCGGGGCCCGGAGGAGTACAACCAGCGCCTGTCCGAGCGTAGAGCCGCCGCCGTGCAGGAGGCCCTGGTGAGCAGAGGTATCGACTCGGGCCGTATCAGGACGCGCGGCTACGGCGAAACGCGCCCCATCGCCAGCAATGAGACTTCGGGCGGCCGGCAACTCAATCGGCGCGTGGAGATTGTATTCCCGGAGTACCGCGAATTCTGA
- a CDS encoding DUF4398 domain-containing protein codes for MSGKIVRTATAVAAGLLLTACASTSIPPPTNAVGDAEQALNQAQQAQASQLAAFEFTKAQRKLNQARKLARSDSETERLNARRLAEQAAVDARLAEARARLADTQNRYEQMQDTVESLRQETGLSNGNSGETR; via the coding sequence ATGTCAGGGAAAATTGTACGCACCGCTACAGCGGTCGCTGCGGGTCTGTTATTGACTGCCTGCGCGTCCACTTCGATTCCACCTCCTACCAATGCAGTCGGCGATGCCGAGCAGGCCCTCAACCAGGCTCAACAGGCGCAGGCGAGCCAATTGGCTGCGTTCGAATTTACCAAGGCCCAGCGAAAGCTGAACCAGGCCAGGAAGTTGGCTCGATCGGACTCCGAAACCGAGCGCCTGAACGCTCGCCGCCTCGCCGAACAAGCAGCGGTCGATGCGCGCCTCGCCGAGGCCCGGGCACGCCTGGCGGATACGCAAAACAGGTATGAACAGATGCAGGACACGGTGGAGAGCCTGCGGCAGGAGACCGGTCTTTCCAATGGCAATAGCGGGGAAACGCGATGA
- the ccmI gene encoding c-type cytochrome biogenesis protein CcmI, translating to MMTLFAVLVVLMLAVALAIVLWPLFAASQARGAQRDDLNVALYKDRSAELEQERDDGTLSDAEFEQALHELQRDLLVNVDPESETAQRDTTGGSWLPWVVALLVPVTALAFYLPLGSTDLIGAKPPTAQQARSGAPDLERAVAELRQHLKENPDNLDSWEMLGRTLNAMGRYEEAADTYGQAIEAIGEENSLLLGRAQALALAAGNRMSGEPIQLVRRVLVRDSSHPEALWLSGMYAFEQGDYPKAIERWQEVKAQLGAEGELGSTVDSAIAEARARLEGKPSASAGAPASTTELQIEVAVAPELADRIEPDDTVFVFAREPGSRMPVAAERRKAGELPLSITLNDDASMADRPLGDFPQLEIVARISKSGSVSANPGDIEGVVTTAPEKPVTLTIDRIIR from the coding sequence ATGATGACGCTGTTTGCCGTGCTGGTGGTATTGATGCTGGCGGTGGCACTCGCCATCGTCCTGTGGCCTCTGTTTGCAGCATCCCAGGCGCGTGGAGCCCAACGCGACGACCTCAATGTAGCCCTTTACAAGGACCGTTCGGCTGAGCTGGAGCAGGAGCGCGATGATGGCACCCTGTCGGATGCCGAATTCGAACAGGCCCTCCACGAACTGCAGCGCGATCTCCTCGTCAACGTCGACCCCGAGTCCGAAACCGCACAGCGGGATACGACTGGCGGCAGCTGGCTGCCCTGGGTAGTGGCGCTGCTGGTGCCGGTGACCGCGCTGGCCTTTTACCTGCCGTTGGGATCGACCGACCTGATCGGTGCCAAGCCCCCGACAGCGCAGCAGGCCCGGTCCGGCGCGCCGGACCTCGAACGGGCCGTTGCAGAACTTCGGCAGCACCTGAAAGAGAACCCGGACAATCTCGACTCCTGGGAGATGCTGGGCCGTACGCTGAATGCCATGGGTCGGTACGAGGAGGCCGCCGACACCTATGGGCAAGCCATCGAGGCGATCGGCGAAGAGAATTCGCTGCTACTGGGTCGCGCCCAGGCGCTGGCGCTCGCCGCCGGAAACCGGATGTCCGGTGAACCCATCCAACTGGTACGGCGCGTGCTGGTCCGTGATTCGTCCCATCCCGAGGCACTGTGGCTGAGCGGCATGTATGCCTTCGAGCAGGGGGACTATCCGAAGGCCATTGAGCGCTGGCAGGAGGTCAAGGCGCAGCTGGGCGCAGAGGGTGAACTGGGTAGCACGGTGGATTCCGCAATCGCCGAAGCCCGTGCGCGCCTCGAGGGCAAACCTTCGGCTAGCGCCGGCGCCCCAGCCTCAACGACAGAGCTGCAGATTGAAGTCGCCGTTGCCCCCGAACTCGCCGATCGCATCGAGCCGGATGACACCGTGTTCGTCTTCGCCCGCGAACCCGGTTCCCGCATGCCGGTGGCAGCGGAACGACGCAAAGCCGGCGAACTTCCGTTGAGCATCACCCTGAACGACGACGCCTCCATGGCCGACCGGCCCCTGGGCGATTTCCCACAACTCGAGATCGTCGCCCGCATTAGCAAAAGCGGTTCCGTAAGCGCCAATCCCGGCGATATCGAAGGCGTCGTAACCACCGCCCCCGAAAAACCGGTCACCCTCACGATAGACCGCATTATTCGCTGA
- a CDS encoding cytochrome c-type biogenesis protein: protein MKKWLTAIALLVWLPLAGAAIDARPFEDPEQEDRYRQLTEELRCTVCQNQNLADSNAELAVDLRRKVYEMVQDGKSNDEITGYMVARYGDFVLYRPPMEPATYFLWFGPALLLVIGSVSLLVFVRRRMAANAVDSDELSSDERQRLERLTGADRKKGGQ from the coding sequence ATGAAAAAGTGGCTGACGGCAATCGCTCTGCTCGTTTGGCTGCCCCTGGCGGGAGCGGCCATTGATGCGCGCCCCTTCGAGGACCCTGAACAGGAAGACCGGTACCGGCAGTTGACCGAGGAGCTGCGTTGTACGGTCTGCCAGAATCAGAACCTGGCCGACTCCAATGCCGAGCTGGCGGTCGACCTGCGGCGCAAGGTCTACGAAATGGTCCAGGACGGGAAGAGCAACGATGAGATCACCGGTTACATGGTGGCTCGCTACGGCGACTTCGTACTCTACCGGCCCCCGATGGAGCCCGCTACCTATTTCCTGTGGTTCGGACCGGCACTGCTGCTTGTTATCGGCAGTGTCTCGCTGCTCGTGTTTGTCCGCCGCCGGATGGCTGCCAATGCCGTTGACAGTGACGAGTTGAGCAGTGACGAGCGGCAGCGCCTGGAGCGCCTGACGGGCGCGGATCGGAAAAAAGGAGGCCAATGA
- a CDS encoding DsbE family thiol:disulfide interchange protein, producing MKTRFLVPLIIFGAMVGLFYFALVQIGQGDYNPRDIPSPLINQAAPEFDLPAVARDTSVSNAVFAQHPVSLFNVWASWCVACRQEHPFLMELSRRGEVPIYGLNYKDERADAIRWLKRHGDPYVASGFDLPGDVGIDWGVYGVPETFVVDSNGMVRYKHVGPLGPESWEKKMKPVIDRLKAESS from the coding sequence ATGAAGACGCGCTTTTTGGTGCCGCTGATCATCTTCGGCGCCATGGTCGGGCTTTTCTATTTCGCCCTGGTGCAGATTGGACAGGGCGACTACAACCCGCGGGATATTCCTTCACCGTTGATCAACCAGGCAGCCCCGGAATTTGATCTGCCTGCGGTCGCTCGTGACACATCGGTCTCCAATGCGGTGTTCGCGCAACATCCGGTCAGCCTCTTCAACGTCTGGGCGAGCTGGTGCGTGGCCTGTCGCCAGGAGCATCCGTTCCTGATGGAACTGTCTCGTCGTGGTGAGGTACCCATCTACGGCCTCAACTACAAGGACGAGCGCGCCGATGCCATCCGCTGGCTGAAGCGCCACGGTGACCCCTATGTCGCCAGCGGCTTCGACCTCCCGGGTGATGTGGGTATCGACTGGGGTGTCTACGGCGTGCCCGAGACCTTTGTCGTCGATAGCAACGGGATGGTTCGCTACAAACACGTCGGCCCACTGGGTCCCGAGTCGTGGGAGAAGAAAATGAAGCCGGTGATCGATCGACTGAAGGCGGAAAGTTCATGA
- a CDS encoding heme lyase CcmF/NrfE family subunit, producing the protein MVPELGHFALILALVLAMVQGVVPLAGAATGRTHWMAVARPAAWGQFLFLALAYAGLTYAFVTNDFSVTYAAQNSNSQLPLIYRISAVWGGHEGSLLLWVVMMGLWTVAVGLFSRRLPVEMVARVIGVMGLVSSGFLLFMLLTSNPFDRIWPAPMDGRDLNPLLQDPGLVIHPPMLYMGYVGFSVAFAFAVAALLGGRLDAAWARWSRPWTILAWAFLTLGIALGSWWAYYELGWGGWWFWDPVENASFIPWLVGIALMHSLAVSEKRGAFKSWTVLLAIFAFALSLLGTFLVRSGVLTSVHAFANDPARGVFILMLLGAVVGGSLFIYALRAPAVKSTGRFSLFSRETLLLGNNVLLAVAAGTILLGTLYPLVLDALGVGKISVGPPYFNAVFVPLMIPLILAMGLGPLTRWKRDRVNRLLPVLTVVLIVSAVLGALLPWWLYGEVPAMAAVGAALSFWVLLTVLLDVHHRTRNAESTVAGLRKLSPSFWGMSLAHIGVAATVIGVTFSSYFGEERDLRMAPGDSVEVAGLAFNFEGVDQRRGPNYMSNTGVVRVTDGDRQVALLETEKRVYNVQGMPMTEAGIDAGLTRDLYVAMGEQLDDSGAWALRIYHKPFVRWIWLGGLLMALGGLLAASDRRYRLSRHGTSERGENA; encoded by the coding sequence ATGGTTCCGGAGCTGGGACATTTTGCACTGATTCTCGCCCTTGTGCTCGCCATGGTACAGGGTGTCGTACCCCTGGCCGGAGCCGCCACCGGGCGCACTCACTGGATGGCGGTGGCGCGCCCGGCGGCGTGGGGCCAATTCCTTTTTCTTGCGCTTGCCTACGCCGGCCTGACCTACGCCTTTGTCACCAACGACTTCTCCGTCACCTATGCCGCCCAGAACTCCAATTCCCAGTTGCCGCTGATCTATCGTATCTCGGCAGTGTGGGGCGGGCATGAAGGTTCGCTGCTGCTATGGGTGGTGATGATGGGGCTGTGGACGGTGGCGGTCGGGCTGTTCAGCCGCCGCCTGCCGGTCGAGATGGTCGCGCGCGTCATCGGAGTAATGGGGTTGGTGAGCAGCGGCTTCCTGCTGTTCATGCTCCTGACCTCCAATCCCTTCGATCGTATCTGGCCGGCTCCGATGGATGGCCGCGATCTCAATCCGCTGCTGCAGGACCCGGGGCTGGTGATCCATCCGCCCATGCTCTACATGGGCTATGTGGGGTTTTCCGTCGCCTTCGCCTTTGCCGTTGCCGCACTGCTGGGTGGCCGGCTCGACGCGGCCTGGGCCCGTTGGTCGCGGCCCTGGACCATTTTGGCGTGGGCCTTTCTGACCCTGGGCATCGCCCTCGGTAGCTGGTGGGCCTATTACGAACTCGGCTGGGGCGGCTGGTGGTTCTGGGACCCGGTCGAGAATGCCTCATTCATTCCCTGGCTGGTGGGTATCGCGCTGATGCACTCGCTGGCCGTGTCGGAGAAGCGGGGTGCCTTCAAAAGCTGGACCGTTCTGCTGGCGATCTTCGCCTTCGCCCTGAGCCTGCTGGGGACCTTCCTGGTACGTTCCGGGGTGCTGACGTCGGTGCACGCCTTCGCCAACGACCCGGCCCGCGGCGTCTTCATTCTCATGCTGCTCGGAGCGGTGGTGGGCGGTTCCCTGTTCATCTACGCCCTGCGTGCGCCCGCGGTGAAAAGTACCGGCCGCTTTTCCCTCTTCTCCCGTGAGACGCTGCTGCTCGGCAACAACGTGTTGCTGGCGGTGGCCGCGGGAACCATTCTGCTGGGGACGCTCTATCCGCTGGTCCTGGATGCTCTGGGGGTCGGCAAGATCTCGGTGGGACCGCCGTACTTCAATGCGGTCTTCGTGCCGTTGATGATCCCGTTGATCCTTGCCATGGGCCTCGGTCCGCTCACCCGCTGGAAGCGGGACCGGGTCAATCGGCTGTTGCCGGTTCTTACGGTGGTACTGATCGTGTCCGCCGTATTGGGAGCACTGCTCCCCTGGTGGCTTTACGGCGAAGTGCCGGCCATGGCGGCAGTGGGGGCGGCGCTGTCGTTCTGGGTGCTGTTGACCGTGCTTCTCGATGTTCACCACCGCACGCGCAATGCCGAATCGACCGTTGCGGGCCTGCGAAAGCTGTCACCCAGTTTCTGGGGGATGAGTCTGGCTCACATCGGTGTGGCCGCTACGGTTATCGGCGTCACCTTCTCCAGCTACTTCGGGGAGGAGCGGGATTTGCGTATGGCCCCGGGAGACAGCGTCGAGGTGGCAGGCCTTGCCTTCAACTTCGAAGGCGTCGACCAGCGCAGGGGTCCGAACTACATGTCCAATACCGGCGTGGTTCGGGTGACTGATGGTGACCGCCAGGTAGCCCTGCTGGAGACTGAAAAACGTGTCTACAACGTCCAGGGGATGCCGATGACCGAAGCGGGCATCGATGCCGGTCTGACCCGTGACCTCTATGTGGCGATGGGTGAGCAACTGGACGATAGCGGCGCCTGGGCGCTGCGGATCTACCACAAGCCATTCGTTCGCTGGATCTGGCTGGGTGGGTTGCTGATGGCGCTGGGCGGTCTGCTGGCTGCGTCGGATCGGCGCTACCGGCTGAGCCGGCATGGAACCTCGGAGCGGGGAGAAAACGCATGA
- the ccmE gene encoding cytochrome c maturation protein CcmE, with the protein MNPIRKNRLILAGVIVVGVGVAAALALVALSENINLFYSPSQVVAGEAPRGHTFRLGGLVEEGTVSRDPDSLEVQFGVTDGAESVIIYHRGILPDLFREGQGIVAQGRIGGDGRFMADEVLAKHDENYMPPEVEHALETARSLGVTDQKTER; encoded by the coding sequence ATGAACCCCATTCGGAAAAACCGGCTGATCCTTGCGGGTGTTATTGTGGTCGGTGTCGGCGTTGCTGCAGCACTGGCGCTGGTTGCCCTCAGTGAGAATATCAATCTCTTCTACAGCCCCTCCCAGGTAGTGGCCGGCGAAGCACCCCGCGGCCACACCTTCCGGTTGGGTGGGCTGGTAGAAGAGGGCACCGTATCCCGGGACCCCGACAGCCTGGAGGTCCAGTTCGGCGTAACCGACGGTGCGGAGTCCGTGATTATTTATCATCGCGGCATCCTTCCCGATTTGTTCCGTGAAGGGCAGGGCATCGTCGCCCAGGGACGTATCGGTGGCGACGGACGCTTCATGGCGGACGAAGTACTTGCCAAGCACGATGAGAACTACATGCCACCGGAAGTGGAGCACGCCTTGGAAACTGCACGTAGCCTCGGGGTTACCGACCAGAAGACGGAGCGCTGA
- the ccmD gene encoding heme exporter protein CcmD: MSNIFSMGGYALYVWSSFALAFVIVVWNVWVPLRCEQRLLKRIRRQNQRRKV; the protein is encoded by the coding sequence ATGTCTAACATATTTTCCATGGGGGGATATGCGCTCTACGTATGGTCGTCGTTCGCACTTGCCTTCGTAATCGTGGTGTGGAATGTTTGGGTGCCGTTGCGCTGTGAACAGCGTTTGCTGAAGCGTATTCGGCGGCAGAATCAGCGGAGGAAGGTATGA
- a CDS encoding heme ABC transporter permease: MWNWIHRLASPKRFYHFAGSASRWFGIAALLFGLPGLYLALFNSPPDYQQGESVRIMYVHVPAAWLSMFVYVNMAVAATVGMVWRIKVASAVAHASAPIGAWFTFLALATGSLWGKPMWGTWWIWDARLTSELILLFLYLGYIALHNAIEDRDTAARATAVLALVGVVNIPIIHYSVEWWNTLHQGATVTKLDRPSIHWSMLVPLLMMAISFTTLYAAVVLRRVRCEILDRERRSGWVRELAGKADV, from the coding sequence ATGTGGAACTGGATACATCGACTTGCCTCGCCGAAGCGTTTTTACCACTTTGCGGGCAGCGCCTCGCGCTGGTTCGGCATAGCCGCGTTGCTGTTCGGCTTGCCGGGTCTTTATCTGGCGCTATTCAACTCCCCCCCCGATTACCAGCAGGGGGAGAGCGTGCGCATCATGTATGTGCACGTACCGGCCGCCTGGCTGTCGATGTTCGTCTACGTCAACATGGCGGTGGCGGCCACGGTGGGCATGGTCTGGCGAATCAAGGTTGCCTCCGCGGTGGCCCATGCCAGCGCCCCCATCGGCGCCTGGTTCACCTTTCTGGCCCTCGCTACCGGCTCCCTCTGGGGCAAGCCCATGTGGGGCACCTGGTGGATCTGGGATGCGCGGCTCACCTCCGAGTTGATCCTGCTGTTCCTCTATCTCGGATATATCGCGCTCCACAACGCCATTGAGGATCGTGACACGGCGGCCCGTGCCACGGCGGTGCTGGCGCTGGTGGGCGTGGTGAACATCCCCATCATTCATTACTCGGTCGAATGGTGGAATACGCTGCACCAGGGCGCCACCGTCACCAAGCTGGACAGGCCCTCCATTCACTGGAGCATGCTGGTGCCACTGTTGATGATGGCGATCTCCTTCACCACCCTGTACGCGGCGGTGGTATTGCGTCGGGTCCGCTGCGAAATCCTCGATCGGGAACGACGCAGTGGCTGGGTTCGGGAACTCGCAGGAAAAGCTGATGTCTAA
- the ccmB gene encoding heme exporter protein CcmB produces MAETSLSSALLATLRRDLLLAYRHRSQLANPLVFFTIVVTLFPLGISPDPVLLQTLAPGVVWVAALLAAMLSLEGMFRSDFDDGTLEQILLSPHPLSLVVLSKVLAHWLISGVPLLFLAPLLALLLHMDPAVMGVLLATLALGTPVLSLVGAIGVALTVGLRRGGVLLSLLVLPLYIPVLIFAAGAVGNADAGLEVTGQLALLGALLALSVALAPLAAAAALRISLN; encoded by the coding sequence ATGGCTGAAACGAGTCTGAGCAGCGCATTGCTGGCAACCTTGCGACGCGACCTGCTGCTGGCCTATCGCCATCGCTCGCAACTCGCCAATCCCCTGGTTTTCTTCACCATAGTGGTGACCCTGTTTCCTCTCGGTATCAGTCCGGACCCGGTGCTGCTGCAGACCCTGGCTCCCGGTGTGGTCTGGGTGGCGGCGCTGCTTGCCGCGATGCTGTCGCTCGAGGGGATGTTCCGTTCCGATTTTGATGACGGTACTCTCGAACAGATCCTGCTGAGTCCTCACCCGCTATCGCTGGTGGTGCTGTCCAAGGTGCTTGCGCACTGGCTTATCAGCGGGGTGCCGCTCCTGTTTCTCGCACCCCTGCTGGCGCTTCTGCTGCACATGGACCCTGCGGTTATGGGGGTTTTGCTAGCCACACTGGCGCTGGGCACCCCGGTGCTCAGTCTGGTCGGTGCCATCGGGGTGGCATTGACGGTGGGATTGCGCCGTGGTGGTGTACTGCTGTCGCTGCTGGTGCTGCCGCTGTACATCCCCGTATTGATCTTCGCCGCCGGCGCCGTAGGCAACGCCGATGCCGGTCTCGAGGTCACGGGTCAGCTGGCACTGCTCGGGGCGCTGCTGGCCCTGTCGGTGGCCCTCGCGCCACTGGCCGCTGCCGCCGCCCTGCGGATCAGCCTGAATTAA
- the ccmA gene encoding cytochrome c biogenesis heme-transporting ATPase CcmA, translated as MNFSPSSLPTLLQTHALHMERNDEPLFSNLELSVLPGQVLQIEGRNGSGKTTLLRILCGLTLPTSGEVRWNKRNIRETHADFVTDLCYVGHVPGVKGDLSPLENLEFFQAGRLRRTGMSAEQALERLGLPAECEEVPCRRLSAGQQRRVALARLLLTEARLWILDEPFTALDPQGRDMVERLLAEHLAADGLAVVTTHHVMAFERGEVIKLDLSDG; from the coding sequence GTGAACTTTTCCCCCTCTTCGTTGCCGACATTGCTGCAAACACACGCGCTTCACATGGAGCGTAACGACGAGCCGCTTTTCTCGAATCTGGAGTTGTCGGTCCTGCCCGGCCAAGTCCTCCAGATCGAGGGACGCAACGGCAGTGGAAAAACCACGCTCTTGCGGATTCTCTGCGGCCTCACCCTGCCCACCAGTGGTGAAGTGCGCTGGAACAAGCGCAATATCCGGGAGACCCATGCGGATTTCGTCACCGATCTCTGTTATGTCGGCCATGTGCCTGGTGTAAAGGGCGACCTTTCACCCCTCGAAAACCTGGAATTCTTTCAGGCAGGACGACTGCGGCGCACCGGCATGTCCGCAGAGCAGGCCCTGGAGCGGCTGGGGCTTCCCGCAGAGTGCGAGGAGGTCCCCTGCCGAAGGCTGTCGGCCGGTCAGCAGCGGCGGGTCGCATTGGCGCGCCTGCTGCTCACCGAGGCCAGATTGTGGATACTGGATGAGCCCTTCACGGCCCTCGATCCCCAGGGGCGGGATATGGTAGAGAGACTGTTGGCCGAGCATTTGGCGGCGGATGGCCTGGCCGTGGTCACCACTCACCATGTCATGGCCTTCGAGCGCGGCGAAGTGATCAAGTTGGACCTCTCCGATGGCTGA